A genomic window from Lotus japonicus ecotype B-129 chromosome 1, LjGifu_v1.2 includes:
- the LOC130727905 gene encoding glycine-rich RNA-binding protein 7-like: MASAEIEFRCFVGGLAWATDNEALEKAFSPYGEIVESKVINDRETGRSRGFGFVTFASEQAMKDAIEAMNGQNLDGRNITVNEAQSRGSSGGGGRYGGGGGGYGGGGGGYGGGGGGYSRGGGGGGYGGGGRREGGGGGGYNRNGGGGGYGGGGYGGGGGGYGGGRDRGYGGGEGGGSRYSRGGGDSDGNWRS; the protein is encoded by the exons ATGGCTTCTGCAGAAATTGAGTTCCGTTGCTTTGTTGGTGGACTCGCCTGGGCCACCGACAACGAAGCCCTCGAGAAAGCTTTCTCCCCCTACGGCGAAATCGTCGAATCGAAG GTTATCAATGATCGTGAAACTGGAAGGTCGAGGGGATTTGGATTTGTGACGTTCGCATCGGAGCAGGCGATGAAAGATGCGATTGAAGCGATGAACGGTCAGAATCTCGATGGCCGGAATATCACTGTGAATGAGGCTCAGTCCCGTGGAAGTAGCGGCGGAGGAGGGAGAtatggcggtggtggtggaggatatGGAGGCGGAGGTGGTGGATatggcggtggcggtggaggaTACAGccgtggtggaggtggaggtggttaTGGAGGCGGTGGCCGACGTgaaggtggtggaggcggtggctACAACCGCAacggtggaggtggaggatatggtggtggtggctatggaggtggcggtggcggtTATGGCGGTGGGAGAGACCGTGGGTACGGTGGTGGAGAGGGTGGTGGTTCCCGCTACTCAAGGGGTGGTGGCGATTCTGATGGAAACTGGAGGAGTTAA
- the LOC130727909 gene encoding uncharacterized protein LOC130727909: MGRKAGGLYINPKRFGQLHKPCMKEMTMFLNCMATCNSDINACAQQKELLNACIDSQSKKKRNSWGSINYQLQRLSRGRK, from the exons ATGGGGCGAAAAGCTGGCGGACTTTATATCAACCCTAAGAGATTTGGTCAACTTCATAAACCTTgcatgaaggaaatgacaaTGTTTCTCAACTGTATGGCTACATGCAATAGTGACATTAATGCATGTGCTCAGCAGAAGGAACTATTAAATGCCTGTATCGATTCGCAG agtaaaaagaaaagaaactctTGGGGGAGCATCAATTATCAGCTGCAGAGGCTTAGCCGAGGAAGGAAGTAG